The Lolium rigidum isolate FL_2022 chromosome 1, APGP_CSIRO_Lrig_0.1, whole genome shotgun sequence region cggagggagtacataataaAGAACCGTGACAAGACATAAAGTATATAATAAAATTGTCATAAAGAAAAAAACTAGAGATAAATCCTTTCAAACATGTAAGCCTCTCCCCAAATTTGAGTCTAGCTTTGATCAAAATTGACTAACACAATATGAGCCATGTCCACGAGAATAATACCACTGTAAATTTTTCTGAAAGTTTTTTTTCCAATGGTATAAATTTTTGAAATATGGCTCAAATTTACAGCTTTATTTTAAAGCCATGCCGTCAAGCCTTTGATCTAGAAAAACACAACTCATATTATTTCAGTAAATTCGAATGACTACAGCCTTGCTCAATGTGATCACAAGGTGCGTTTTAAATTGAGACTAAAATTTCGATGGGCATTGCATATGTGAAAGGGTGGAGCAGAATATACTCAATACGTTAAGACATTCCATAGGTATATGTAGCAGAATTTCTTCACTCGTCGTAACTGCCTTCGACGCCGAAACTGAATTTCCACATTCTTCCTTACCCGTGGCATCAATTCCCTCAGTACGTTTGCGTGTATGCACAATCAATTCCTAGATGAGACCGCCAAGACGTACGTGCAGCTAGCGAGCTGAGCCTGATCAAGCACAACCTCCATTTCTTCCCATGGTACCACTAGGATTGAAGGAAAGCAGCACAGGTCTCTATAGTCCACGCACGCGCCTACCCCCGTTCCTACATTAGCGCTGAAAAGCACCGCAGCAACCAAAGCAGTAAAACTTTGCGTTTTGATAGTAACAAAAAGTTCTCATTGGGAAGAGCAGAGCACATTTTCCTGGGAAGTGTGGACGCAAAGCCGAGCTCTCTCCGATCCCATGGCTGCTAGAAAGCGGTAAGCGATAAAAGAGAGGAGGAAAAGGGGTGGAAGTAAAGCAGAGCAATCTCTCTCTCTGTGGGCTGTAGATTCCCTGCGAGCTAGGTAGAGCCTAGCGGCGGGCGAGTGCTGCTCCACTCTCCACCCGGACCACTCCAGTGAGCGAGCAAAAGAGGAGCAACGCGGcatatttcttttctctttgccCCCCttgcgccttttctcctagcgctTGTTGCTTTCTTTCTTCGTCAGGTCCTCTCTGCACGCAAAGAATCAATCGTTGCTCCGTGGCTCTGTGCCGGTGCACTCTGCTTCTTGACCGCTAGTTCTTGCATTCTTCCTCTCCCTCCCCTGCGAAGTGGAGTGAAGTGGCTCGGTAAGGTTAGGTGAAATAGTTTGGCTTCTTTGGAGGAGGAGAAAAAGCAAAGCAGGCAGGATggccggaggaggggcggcgccgccgccgaagcaGGAGGAGATGCACCCGCACCCGGTCAAGGACCAGCTACCCAGCGTCTCCTACTGCATCACCAGCCCACCACCCTGGCGTACGTCTCTTTCTACCCATCAATGTCTGGATTTTGTTCCTCGTACTTCCGCATTTATGTTCTCGCCGTGCAGATCTCCCCTGTGGATGTTGATGTTTCAGCTGTCGTTGTGGGTCTTAATCTTTGGTCGATTCTGATTCCTAATCACCTTGTGCTGGTGGATATCGCCTGATTAACTGAAGAAATTGATTTGTTTTGTGCGCAGCTGAGGCCATTATACTTGGGTTCCAGCACTTCATCGTCATGCTGGGCACATCTGTCCTTATACCCAGCGCTCTTGTTCCCCAGATGGGAGGAGGAAATGTGAGCCCCTCATCACCTCAAACACAACTCACCTACCTTGGTGTCCTTCACTTGGCTGACATGCTGCACTCGACAACTCATCTTGAAAATTTCGCAAGATTTACTAGTTCCCCATCAGACTTCTCAACTGCTGCTGCGCTCAATTGTAGGGTGAGAAGGCTCGGGTGATTCAGACGCTGCTGTTCGTCGCCGGCATCAACACCCTGTGCCAGTCATTCTTCGGGACGCGTCTCCCCGCTGTCATGGGTGGATCCTACACCGTTGTTGCACCCACAATTTCTATCATCTTGGCCAGCCGTTACAGCAATGAAACAGATCCTCATCAGGTGATTCAAAATAGGTTTGTTGTTTCCGTAGCTTCTATATATGTGATATTCTTGTGAAATTTACAAGATTTCTGTCACTGCTGTCTGTGCAGAAATTCTTGCGGACCATGCGAGGGACACAAGGCGCTTTCATCATTGCATCCACGATTCAGATCATACTTGGTTTCAGTGGCCTCTGGCGCAATGTAGTTAGGTGGGCATCATCATGCTCCTCTGCTTGGACTTGTACATATTCTACTACTACTCTAGTGTTTTGGTTTGCAGGTGGTATCATTTCAGCTTGGGGCCTGACTATTCCTCATAACTTTTACAGATTGCTAAGTCCATTGTCTGCTGCTCCTCTGATAGCTCTTGCTGGATTTGGGCTATATGAGCTTGGTTTTCCAGGGGTAAGCCATAGCTCACTCATTTCATATTGGGTTGTTGCATCATTCTGTACATCTTTTAGGTTACCCACCTAACTGGGTGACCTATGTGCGTACAGGTTGCGAAATGTGTCGAAATTGGGCTTCCAGAAATCATTCTACTACTCATATTTTCTCAGGTACATGCATCATTTCATTATGCTTTACAGCTATAGCTGATTTTTCTTATGGCCATGTACTAAATTTAACTGTCTTTGATGCAGTATTTACCTCATGTTATACATGTTGCAAAACCTGTGTTCAACCAATTTTCTGTGATTTTCACCATCGCTATTGTGTGGCTGTATGCATACATTCTCACTGTTAGTGGTGCATACAACAAAGCCCCAATGAAGACACAAGTCCATTGTCGTGTTGACCGCTCCGGACTTATCGGTGGAGCTTCCTGGTGAGGAACATCGCTTTTTTTCTAGACCCTTATGGTGATAAGTTTCACTAAAAGAAGTTCTTACAACATTGTCGCAGGATATCAGTCCCATACCCTTTCCAATGGGGCGCTCCCACATTTGATGCTGGTGAATGTTTTGCAATGATGATGGCATCATTTGTTGCTCTTGTTGAGGTTTGTGTAGACCACTTTACCTAAGAGTTAAAAATACTGTGATGTTACCCTGCTAATAGTCAGCTATAATTAACAATCTAATGACAAATCTGCTACTCTTCAGTCAACTGGGAC contains the following coding sequences:
- the LOC124682584 gene encoding nucleobase-ascorbate transporter 6-like, with the protein product MAGGGAAPPPKQEEMHPHPVKDQLPSVSYCITSPPPWPEAIILGFQHFIVMLGTSVLIPSALVPQMGGGNGEKARVIQTLLFVAGINTLCQSFFGTRLPAVMGGSYTVVAPTISIILASRYSNETDPHQKFLRTMRGTQGAFIIASTIQIILGFSGLWRNVVRLLSPLSAAPLIALAGFGLYELGFPGVAKCVEIGLPEIILLLIFSQYLPHVIHVAKPVFNQFSVIFTIAIVWLYAYILTVSGAYNKAPMKTQVHCRVDRSGLIGGASWISVPYPFQWGAPTFDAGECFAMMMASFVALVESTGTFIAVSRYASATMIPPSILGRGIGWQGIGTLLGAFFGTANGTAVSVENAGLLALTHVGSRRVVQISAGFMIFFSVLGKFGAIFASIPLPIFAALYCIFFAYVGACGLSFLQFCNLNSFRTKFIVGFSIFMGLSVPQYFNEYTSVAGYGPVHTGARWFNDMVNVPFSSKPFVAVLVAYFLDNTMHRRDSAVRRDRGYHWWDKFRSFKTDTRSEEFYSLPFNLNKFFPSV